gagaactgtagccttccttggtcatcatctcgtcgaaagtcttcttaaatgcttcggccgctttcgtgttcgagctggcagcctccccatgacgcaccaccgaatggatgccagtccgtttacggaatttctcgaaccagccatgcgaagccttgaactctggggttggcgttgaagtcccttcccctccctcgtcttccgcctgctcaatcaaatcgccgaaaatagcactggccttgtgagcgattgccgtctccattactgtatcgccagcgatttctgtcttttatccagatgaggagcagccgttccatctcgtcgtgcacatggcttctcttgctggacaaaatagtgatgcccttcgacggtgtagttgctttgatggcatccttctgtttaaggatggtgcctattgtcgacggattacggccgtattcctttgcgattacactcaatcgcataccagcttcgtacttctttatgatctccatctttgtctccaaagagagcatgcgcttctttccgtgaatttcaactttcttgggacccatgactacgttaatataaaattacaatattgCTGTCAGATAACTTTCATGGACTTAAAATTATGACAGGTCTATTTTTTCTGTTGTATATTAATATGAcagaaggaggaaaaaaataggCTGATTGCTTAGACAGACATTTGTTTGAATGTATAAGTTTGTTTGATTGATTGCATAAGTATAGGTGACCGATGTCTTTCAAGTACCTTTGATGTGTTATGACTTAGTAGTGATGAATTCTTCATGATACTAATGTCTTCTATGTTAACTTTCTTTTTCCTCTGGTtgatgcattttcctttttccAGAGACGGCTCTCGGTACAACTACACACATGAAATACTAGAAGAAAACAAATCCTTCTTTGGTTCCATTGCAGTTCTGAGAGATAGAAGGGTATCAGTCATATGCAGAAATAACCCAAAAGAAGGTAACAAGTAAgaaataatttgaataatatgAAAATCCAACCATATATTTTTACTACAGTCATTACCACCTGTTGAATGAGTGGTCAACTACTGAAGGGGTATTTAACGAAGCAAAGCACTAGTTAGCCTACAGATGATAAATGCCGTGAGATTGGTGGccctttttcttttacatattacTCTGGGTTGAGGTggtgaacaaacattattttacaGAACCCTTTGGCCTGTTTTCTGTTGTACAAGGTATTCAGTTTTAGACATGCCATCGCTGTCTTTCTTTGCatgaattcaaaatttttttttataaatcacctTTGAAAGAATAGTTATTTATAATCATAAagcttaaaaattacaatacatGAACATTTGGTGGTaaagttatttttagttttcacaTGAAAGTTTTCTTTATTGTAGTGAGCAGGATTTTAGTTGACTAGCTTCTTAACTCTTTTCATTCTATTACTTGAGTTTCTTGATGCCATCTGTCTTCATCTCATTTTCATAAAGGCATGGTAGCACACTTATGGTATGTTTGTTGTCTTCTGATGTTTAGGTTGTCTTATTTCAAAAGCTTTTAAACAGAGCAGACACAAAGATTATGTCAGTGGATCTGGAGACAACTACAAATCCAAAAACAgcagtttttttatttccaatcgGATGGACATGGGTGCTGAAGAGCTCAGTAGTGAATCATACTATGGTTTCTCCTgaagttttcatatattttcttggaCATCTCCCATCTCTGTATTTATCCAagcttttcttctataaatagaAATGGAAAAGAAGCCTGGATTGAAATCAGGAGATGGGAGCCAGTCctaaggaaatataaaaagatgAAACTTGGTGTAGTTTATTGGCTTTTTGAAAAAGGTCCTATACGTACTAACTTAGATAGTACATCAAATGTTatgcgattttttttataattttaggtTACAGAGTTTGAAAACTTTAATTGAAGGCCAAACTGCTTAACCACTATATGTAGTGCTCAAGAGTTCACACTAAAAACAGTTTTAAGTTTAGAAGGGCTTCATATTAATATGAAAGGTCATATCTGTCAGTTAACTTTTACCACTTCATAATCATTAGTACAACACAGTGAGACTAATGGTAAGGCATCAATAAAAAGTAGTAATAGGCTGcttattttttatactattttaaaagaaaaaataaaagttgtatttattatttatataataaatattcatttacacAATAGCTATGATAGAATGGAAGGTtactaatttctttcttttatattatagatTTTCATCTACATAATAAATATGACAGAATGAAAGTTACTCTTTTCTTTCTTACTGCTGTACTCGTGTCTCTCTTACTATTGTAACTCCCACtgtaaataatttcataaaatatgacaaaaggttaattaatttgtattttcatagccAACAAACCTACAGTCTTAAGGATGaaatcttctagcaccagctggaaaccagtaaaaaacatttaaaattgtaGAACAAGGTGTTGGTGGCAACAAGGTTCAGCCAATCGGACGAGAGAGGAGGCATCTGCGGACCTCTCTTAACCTGAGAGCGCCATGCATACTTCTTTCCTTACCACCTTGCTAGAAGGATGTGCTGTTACCTTTCCTtccagaaaagtgttttcctgcCCCTTTACCTTCTTTGGTTTGCCCTTTATTTCGTGAATTAGTGCTTTTCAGTGTGTTTGtgctctttttgtttgttttgtgctCTAGCATACAAACCCATAACTCATTTCAGCCTCCCAGTACTAAGCCTCAGAGAAATGTCCTGGGTTTTGTGGTTACCCTTGCTTTCGTTTTCTGGCTTCTTTTGAGACATCCACATTCTACTTGCAGCAAGTGCAGATCTGTTTGTAATATTACTAATCCTGTTCTGAGTGTCATTCATGGCCTCCTGAGCAATGGAGGATATTTTCCAAGAGGAGGCAGCACAGGGGGAAGTGCAGGTGCCATCTTGGAAGTGGTTTTCTCCTGTTTCGATGACTGATTCTCAGACTCCTTATTCATCTTCCTTGCCCAGTCTTCTGCCAGTTACTTCTTCCTTGGAAGATTTTACTCCTACCCATTCTTCCATGGCTTCGTCTTTAGAAGTTTCCAAAGAGGGGTCTGGAGACATCAAAACTTTTGCTACACCCGCTTTCTTGAGGGGGATAAGTTTTCATCCTCCAGGGAGAGAGGAAGCGGTGCCATCTTGTTCCACTACGTCAGGTTCAGAGGCTCAGAAGATGGCTAATATATGAGCTTTTCTAGGTCTATCACAAGTACCAACCTTCGATGACTTTTTATCCCACTTCCTGCCACCCAGCATTCCCATGTTGTCTTTGGTGACAGTTGCCAGCCCTGCTGCTCTCCCCTTCGCGGAGCCTGGTGCTTCGCCacaaattgtttattttatagtGGTGATTAACTGTCCCAAACGAGCAGCTTATCATTGGGGACCATTAACAAGTGCCAAAAAGCACTGCATCACTTTCTGCCTTTTGCTTTCATACAATCCTGTCTCTCATACCTGTTCTACTTTTGTACCGTTTTCTAGCTACCATTTTCACCATTCATTTAAGAACAACTCCCTTGAACTAGTCACAAGTGTCCAGAAATGACAGCTGTCTAAGTACGTAAACTACTTTACAATCAACTTTTCAGAACAAGCAGTCAAGGTCAGGCCGATGCATTTACAGTAGTGAAGTTCCTCTAAGCACTTTTCAAATCCATAAGGAAGTCCCCAAGCACATCTGGCGTTTCCAAATGTGATCACAATGAAAATGACAACTAATAagagaaattttcattatttgcaaCCAGGGAGAGCTTATAACTTGAACTTAGTGTCTGCACCCAGCATAAAATGGTTTTCCAGTGCCTGAATATTCCATTAATTATTCAGGGGAGATGTAGACTTGGAAGCTAATGAcaaaagaatttaaaataaaggGCATATTCATTATAACATTTAATAGAAAATACACATAGAATAAACATACTGTAAAGATGACTTTATTGAAACTTAATGTTGAATATAAAAATTAGCTTTTACAACcaaaaaaaactcctatccctGTAATGGACAATGAAAGAAACATGGAATTTCAttaatttacaaatgaaaaaatctCTCCAAGTATGATACAACTACAAAAAATAATGGAACCTCATTTTTGTAAATGGTACCTGAAGAAAACCAGCCATAACCTACAGTACTTCAATTCATCTtatctactttttcttcttcttggctgAAGAACTTTCACCTCCAGAGATGGAAGTTGTGCTATCTTGAGCAGGTGCCCATTTTAAAGGATATCGTCGGTAGATTGGCCATGGGGGAAGCGTAACCTGCAAATGTAGAATTTTAATAGTATTGTGGAACCTATGGTTAACACTCTTttcacataaaacataaaaacaaaggcATGTACAGTGCTAGAAATATTCAATAATACCTATGCAACTTATGCTAAGCAATGAAACAGCCAAACGTGTACAACAGAGTGTCTTACATTCTTTTTCATGACAGCAATGAAGTATTTTGTATCTGCTAAAATACATACTAGTTTCATAAATAAGGTTTTgcataaagaaagataaaacaatcactgccatttttttttaaataaggaagTTCCCATATCCAACTTGCAGTGGCAGAcaatgtatttacacacacaggctTAAGTGCATGATACAAGGATGTATACTGATGCTCTAATCATCTCTCCTGGTggagaaagaaagtaaatatcacCATTTTTAACCCCTAAAAGCCATGCCTAttatgaacccatccaagaacacaaatggtttttttttttctcacccaaAAATGTGAGCTGCTTGGTCACATAAAATTTAGTATGTATGTGCGATGGTAACATTGAAAGGGCCCCTGCCAGAGTATGGCTTGTTTACAACCTTACTctaagtaaaaggaaaaagaacttCCCTTCCCCATTAGGGACAGGAAGATCAACTTGGAAGGTAGCATATTATCATAAATTCCCAGATGATTATGCTCTACCTAACCCCCTACCCTATCAAATGAGGGATGGAGAAATTTACATTTAACAACTAAAAATCAGAGTGGAACCTTGGTTGTGTAACTGACATATACCTGGCCTGACCTGGCCACTAACTTTTAGACAAAGGTAGAGAAGAGAAATAATATGTCACAATATTTTTGTCCATTTCACTGTAAACCTTAGGTGAGATGCTGTTCTGTCCATTACAGATGGAGTGAAGGGACATCCCAAGAATCTTGATGGATGGGTATCAGAAAATATGTATCCTCCATCAAAAGGAGGAAGTTGCCCTCTTTGATGGAAGCTTAACAGGTATCATGCAGTTTCCATACTGAAAAGTTTGGTGAACAAACTCAGAGGTGAAAGGTTTATGACTGGTCTCTAGCCTTTAATTGCCTTTTCCATTAGGAAGATATGGCTGTGCAAGCCTGAAGGGCAGTTGTCTATGACTTCCAGGACATCTTTCTCTGACATTGTTCACATCTCCACTGAGAGCAAGATATTTTGAGCAATCTTGGTGAGTTGGGAGAAAACAGAATCAGTCCATAAAAGGGTAAGGTGTATTTAATTCTTTACTACAAGAGTAGTCTGTAACCATCCTGAATGGCCAGAAAGACTCTCCCTTCTAGTCCTCCACTAAAATGCTCTCCTAATCTCTTGGAAACTTCAAGAATGACAAGTAGTTCTGCAAAAGAAGGGGTCAAGGAAGTCTAGCTAAACCAACAGCCTCTCCCAGGAAGGAATCAATGCCTGGATTCTCTTATACAGGAGATTGGATCCAAGTCATAACCCAGAGAACAATCCCACTGCTCCACCTTCCTTAATTGGTGCAAAGACCAATAAGGAAGGGCAGGGCAACAAACACAGAAACAGTGTCACTAAACACTTCTCTTTAGAATCAAATGAACAAACCTGAcctaacaaaaaattatttagaaTCAAATGAACGAACCTCACCTAACGACAAATTATTTATAAGACTATATCATAATTACAACACCATGTTTCTGTAGCATAAAATCCCAATCTTACTGTAAAAACATAGATCAGTATTTTATATGAGCTActgtataataataagtataataatcaTAGTACAATGAACCTGAAGGATTCTGTAAGCATACATTGTACAAAGGTACAGTTTGCTGGAAAGAAAACACAAAAGTCATATCATTGTTCTAATATCCCATACATACAGAATAACcatcaaaagcaataaaatataaGCATAATAAGCTTTTACAACCAAGTCATAATCTTTCCCTGTACAGAAAAACAAGAGCGTCTTGTCTCGACAGTAGTCTTAAAAAAAGTGGAGGTGCTGCCAAGTGAATGAACAGGGCTTCTCCACTAACTTGCCAAACATACACACCTTAACCATCTTGCAATAAACAAAGCAACTTTTGTTGAAGTCcactaatattataaatatatgagggtTTGTATTCTTGTACAGAAATACAACTATAATAGTAATCGGCAATTAAACTATTCTggtaatataagaaaaataaaagtttggacTTGTTAGGGAACCACAGGAAAATGCATTTGTGTAGAGGCATGATAAACTCACCAAACAAGCTAAAACAAATCCTGCTCCAAGAGTAGCAACAGTCATAAAGAAATCCTGTACATAGTAACCATACAGCCACCCAACAGCCTgcaaaagtaaagattttttaataatatgttaATTTTAAATAGCATTTGTTTCATACACAAATATTTTCACTCAGCCATGTACGTACTTTATCCTGTAAAGCCTAGGAAACCAATAGCATTGATCTCAAAATGATTAAAACAGTGAAAATTATGATACATACATTTATGGGGGGATCTGAGCCTCTTCTCATAGAGTGCAATCTCGAGTCTAGTTTACTTCATACCAGCATAAGAAATGGACCTCCCAGTATATAAGTAAGGATCGTTAAGTCTACTGTATACTGGTCAAGCACAAAACCATTAATGGATTGGTACATTTGAGGTTTCAAATATAATTAAGAAGGGTAATGGTGATATGAAGGAAAGAGATTAAGGCTAccaagaaaataatttatttccatttcaatACTTCTGGAATTGAAACAACTTAacttcttcggagtgatgaaacCAAAAAGAGAATGGGGATCTTCGGAGTGATGAAACCAAAAAGAGAATGGGGATTTTGCCTACTCGGGGGTGCCTTTCACCCAACTGAGAAATAACTTCATAAGCTTGCAAAAGTAAAGGAGTTATTAACTgatttatagaatttaggctgtGAAGTCAAGCACTttgggcactttcagccattcagcagttaataaagggaaaagagagagttggagtgaTTGGGCATGAAGATAGAGAGTTACAgacattaaagaaaacaaaatacaagGATCTACATGAGGAACTGTAAGAAGTACAAGAATCTACAGGTGGAACTGTGAGAAAGTCCAATTTCTCTTGCTCAACATTTTTCTgcttaaaaaactaaaaagtagTTAGCATTACCAAAGCTATAAAAATTCTGGACTCATAATTAAATGTTTGCAATTCTGAATCCAATACCAACATTTAATTTGCCTGACACCTTTAGTTCAAATCAACTACAGGAGTAAACTTTTTCCCcagaaaaagaatattaaaaactcaTGAACAGGAATATTATACTTACACCAAATGTGACAACAATTATTTGGAATAATCTCTCTGCTAATCTCTGGCCTTCAAAGTCCtgcaacaagaaaaaaattatttattctagCAATAACAATGACACAATACAAGAATACTTGTCTCAATGACCATTTCCATTGAAATGAAAAACACTTCATGAaattttaatttcctactgtaactTTTAACAAATACAAGAAAACTCCCATAAAGATTCGATGAAATGTGAAAATCTAACCCAACTATTTTTACCATATTTCTTGCACTGGACATGTTTTTTTTACAGCTTGTATTCTGTACAATAAATTTCAAATAGCTCATGGCCCCTGAAATTTAATCCTACACTTAAAGTAGGTTATATTGATAATGTATTAAAAATCAGCTTCTAAAGTCAAACCAATTTACAAGCGGACTCCGAGCCCATTTGCGACGTTGCCAGATCCTTCTGACCATTTTAATCCAcacctggtttgacctctttaatAGATTGCCAGACTAAGATAAAGAGAAAGGGTAGTTTAATTTGCTCGTTATCCCAGATTTGAATGGTCAAAGTAGATAATCCTTTAATTTGGTACTGTCCCTCTAAATAGTGtcctttgttatttatattttgtaaaccaATTTCATGCAGCACTTTACGAAATGATTCCGTGTAACCACCAAACCCAATATTTTCCTTCACTTGTAAAACTGTCTATCTTCGGAATTTCTTTCCTTTGCATAAAAAGCCAATACAGTTCGCCGTATAACGAATTGATCGAAATTGTCCACATTTGTTacggttatttttcttttccttttcttttccctaAAAACCAGCTCTCTAaactcttcttctgtttctttagCTTCCTTACAAATCTGATGAAAGTTGCTTTTGATATCTTTGTTGCATCTCCTTGATTGATTCCAAactttgaaatttcattttcttcaacCCATTTTATACGATTTGACCAAGGGTCTCAGTGATCTGACCCAAGTGAAGAAGTGGCACAAAGTATGCCAGATCTCcaagtttgtcatttttattcCCTGCTCTTAGTGAAGTGAAGGTAGCCGGGTTAAGGAGAATTGGCAGAGCTGGAAATGGTCTTGGAGTCCGCTCATAAAATGGTTTGACTTTAGTACTAGGTTATAGGTATACACCATAAACATATCAACCTTAAGATGATAAAACTCAAGAGAAAATCATCCAAAAGAAACTCTTAAATAATACATTCACAGGCCATGGAGCTTTGATTAGGCTATCTAATGAATGATCTGAAATGTCTGGTACAGTAGTACATAGTCTAGAGTAAACAGTATATCACAGATTAAGGATAGCCTACCATGAATTACTAGGTACGCTATAACATAAGGGTTATTGTTCTCAATTCCCTCTTTAATATGTAGTATTCATTCAGCCAACCAAAATGTAATGTGGGTATACATAAGGGTTAGGACACGGCGTCtggggttgggttaggttaggtttaggtaaGAAGGGAAATCTGGTTAGGgcatagggggaaacatcacaacaggccaaccctcatcacggtagacgggtcttattcactcgatatttaattggtgaaacatgaatacaattgcaactctaagcataccatttaaaagactgaagtttcgtcaacatattgtgatatatgaaagccccatacgaactaaaataagcatgtgagctcttcgtaaaatatgttttcaaggcagttttgaaatccaatatggctgctacgttttcatggacggttctcatcagtgacggccaccatcgtttgccccagccttcccagcactcatttgaacaatgttagcgtatgtatgtaacgtttattgatcttactcaagattgcagttgtaatcagcacaataaaacaacattttgttgcctatattagtgaaagtatgaaacttgttattcccggggttatggttggaactgaattcattcttaccttgtaatcggcggtttttatccttactgccatcacaactgaaactccacagtgcttatttgattgttattatacacattttggtctcagttcactccacattgcactttaaacctgttgctgttcctggtttctaagcgcgcgcgccataaacacaattacatacagacgacgacagacgacgaaactgcaaagttttattccctaaactgtttactttactcgttatttagtttaaatttacattgttatttaaaaattttgatttaattcatgtatattatcccttttttgcaaccaaattaccccgaaaaattacagatatttctaacgtagataaaatcaaatgtttctaacgttttcgtacatctggctgccgaaaaccataagaggaacgaatacggaaagtgcatagaggaagcgactacgtttttttttttttttttttgcttttttgtttttgctagcacttttcattgatttcagtctttattagtattttgaatttcttaaataatcgtatgccagaaataaatgtaacctttaatgtttgcatgctttaatgtttgcatgctaagaatggcaaaatcatcgttgccacattagtggaggcttcacacatacgccgttccattatcctgttaagcgtccgcccctgatgagctcgctgctaacgtaccgtcacgcttttttttgtaatcagcgatcatagcactgatgatagtttttcaaagttaatattgatttttatgcttgttattcatactgtaattaactgtaggaaattctctcctctctctctctctctctactcgtctctctctctctcgtctctctctctctctctcccctctctctctgagtccagtcactcggcaaagaaaagtcatcttcactcccgcaattggaagaaaagtttgtatcatcactggaggattcagaactagagctctcatcatcaataggttatcaatatcacactcctcatctagtatttgattgatctcacctaaagaaatatgcctcctctttgggacattcattgtgaaagacgcgaaatccaatttgtctcgataaacgcccgaagcgtattgaaagaaaaccaacagggacaggcagttttctagcataagcgaccaccaggaaagagttgccaggctggaaataagtttcccatgtgctgagagtgttaccaaatgatgttcctacactttctatacgagtaaacgtattattacggggctgacggcttgacaagcacagttaaagtcttgaacgtaatatcccgttgaaggcgctaccgagtagatcgcggtaaacgtattattacgtgggtgatgcttaacaggttataaactgtttccatgaattctagttgtcatagtaatgcaataatgataaaacattgctttaatatttatgtatatatacttccaatacatagcctaatttcaccaatttcaacgttttgtggtgtagtcttatacccagtttggagggtcaacacataccgaatggaaacaacagagagagagagagagagagagaagagagagagagagaaaggaaggcggaggaacgaagaagaaaagggatggcggtggaggggggggggggggggtttggggagagggtaggtggagctttatacgcctgttcgtatccatttctgcataatggagtttttgtctcttggtacaaggacaagtgtcgttattctttacgattagtgattcacgatacccttataaattacggcactgggtgtaatgcactatagcaaaaatctcgttctgttaagagtgttcgttacagaaataggtattgcccaaaaaacctgcttgcactgtctctgaaacccatagtagacatgctgcttagttgtcaatcaagtttttataaaccagtatttttttttacaagctagctattgaataaatttgtatttttctcagtcaaaacatatgcccctcaatgctaactttcctcttttaaacgactttctggtcattgcaaattcggcccctataatttcttatggtgcgaaaacagacagaggcccataggaccgaaaacgattgcgtcacactacggcgataatccagcagtaaaacatcttcatatatccaaaaaagtaaataataaagatatatatgcgcattacgattataacaattacatgtatagctgataacaatctgcatgaataactggtaaactgttctgcaatgacagttgagtatagcaattatttacaataggtacgaaagtcaagatgtcgtgacgtcataatacagaacttgaaagaacgttctaattcagaaaaataattacttaaatttgagtcagagtcgagttactttttcaataacgaatatttttcaaattaatcatcataaatatgtaaaatattgatgttttactacttatttaaaaattagccaagagcacgcttctcgtcatcttctaccccaacagctgtttacgactggcttgttgttgatgagaaatcgtgtttcgattgttgtgataaaagtgctccagcgtctgtgggtacaagtggtgtgcggatttatcacaggaaatggttagtttattgacacaagctactccgtaaacatcgagatggcgtcaatcttctaaatacctcgagttgtaagtaaaactgttgaacgcgttttggtcagatttgcactacgtttgagaccgttttcagtaccctctgtttaaatcttaaaatttggccttaatttctaactttggagaaaatacttacttcgaaaggagagtagaggtctttagctccgtttctcaccaacaacaagtcgcgactgatgcccatctcgggtgtcaggacgcgttataatgtactttttcggagggtggcttgcattgatggtaggtggcctgcttggcctgctgtgatgatctaccctaccTAACTAGCTACCTAGCAAACCTAAGAAATGTGTTCTACAGAATGCTTAATAGGACCACTGCAGTAGTCCAAACGAACCCTCACTCTGCGTTCGTTCCAAATNNNNNNNNNNNNNNNNNNNNNNNNNNNNNNNNNNNNNNNNNNNNNNNNNNNNNNNNNNNNNNNNNNNNNNNNNNNNNNNNNNNNNNNNNNNNNNNNNNNNNNNNNNNNNNNNNNNNNNNNNNNNNNNNNNNNNNNNNNNNNNNNNNNNNNNNNNNNNNNNNNNNNNNNNNNNNNNNNNNNNNNNNNNNNNNNNNNNNNNNNNNNNNNNNNNNNNNNNNNNNNNNNNNNNNNNNNNNNNNNNNNNNNNNNNNNNNNNNNNNNNNNNNNNNNNNNNNNNNNNNNNNNNNNNNNNNNNNNNNNNNNNNNNNNNNNNNNNNNNNNNNNNNNNNNNNNNNNNNNNNNNNNNNNNNNNNNNNNNNNNNNNNNNNNNNNNNNNNNNNNNNNNNNNNNNNNNNNNNNNNNNNNNNNNNNNNNNNNNNNNNNNNNNNNNNNNNNNNNNNNNNNNNNNNNNNNNNNNNNNNNNNNNNNNNNNNNNNNNNNNNNNNNNNNNNNNNNNNNNNATTTGGAACGAACGCAGAGTGAGGGTTCGTTTGGACTACTGCAGTGGTCGTATTAAGCATTCTGTAGATCACATTTCTTAGGGAATAGGCTAGGTAGTTACCTAGGTATGCCCTAACCATATTTCCCTTCCCCttacctaaacctaacctaacacaaCCCCAGACGCCGTGTCCTAACCCTTATGTATACCCACATTACATTTTGGTTGGTTGAatgaatactatatattaaaGAGGGAATTGAGAACAATAACCATTATGTTATAGCGTACCTAATTCATGGTAGGCTATCCTTAATCTGTGATATACTGTTTACTCTAGACTATGGTTACTACTG
This is a stretch of genomic DNA from Macrobrachium nipponense isolate FS-2020 chromosome 46, ASM1510439v2, whole genome shotgun sequence. It encodes these proteins:
- the LOC135214865 gene encoding signal peptidase complex subunit 1-like gives rise to the protein MDTFMGFSVHMDFEGQRLAERLFQIIVVTFGAVGWLYGYYVQDFFMTVATLGAGFVLACLVTLPPWPIYRRYPLKWAPAQDSTTSISGGESSSAKKKKK